Genomic segment of Azospirillum brasilense:
TCATGGGGGCTCTCCGCTTCTCGACGGAAACCAGCGCCGTCGATGGAAGGGAGAGTGCCCGCGCACGCCGGAGAAGTCCTCGCGGCGGGCTTGAATTCCCCTCCAAGGACGCTTGGATTTCCGTCCAAGGAAGCCCATACGGCGCGCCTCGACGCGAACGGTGCAGCCGTGCACGCGCTGCCGTGCTATCAAGGGCGCACATCGTTCGCCCGTCGCCCCGGACAGGGAAGCGAGGGCGTTCGGTCCAGGGAGGTGCAGGCTTTGCCGTTTCGTTTCGGAGAGTGTGTACTCGATCAGGAGCGCCGGGAACTGACCCTGCGCGGACAGGTCGTGGGCGTTGGCCCGCAGGTCTTCGACCTGCTGCTGCATCTCGTCCGCAACCACGACCGCGTCGTCAGCAAGGACGATTTGCTGGAGGCGGTGTGGAACGGACGGATCGTCTCCGAATCGACCATCACCAGCCACATCAACGCGGTTCGCAAGGCCATCGGCGACAGCGGCGGGGAGCAGCGTCTGGTCCGCACGGTCCCCCGCAAGGGGTTCCGCTTCGTTGGCGCGATAGACGTCGGGGGGGCCGAGGTCGGCGCGATCGGGGAGACACCGCAGCCCGGCGGATCAGGCATCGCCAGCGGCGCTTCCAGCGAAGGCCGGGAGACGCCGTCCGGACCGGCCCTGCCGGGCAAGCCCTCGATCACCGTGCTGCCATTCCAGAACCTGAGCGGCGACCCGGAGCAGGACTATTTCGCCGACGGCGTTGTGGAGGACATCATCGCCGCCCTGTCGCGCATCCGCTGGCTGTTCGTCATCGCGCGCAACTCGAGCTTTGCCTACAAGGGCCGGGCGGTGGATGTGACGGACGTCGGCCGCGAGCTGGGCGTCCGTTACGTGCTCGAAGGCAGCGTCCGCAAAGCCGGGAACAAGGTGCGCATCACCGGGCAGCTCATCGACGCGACGAGCGGGATGCATCTCTGGGCCGAGCGCTTCGAAGGCATGCTCGACGACCTTTTCGAGCTGCAGGACCGGATCGCCGAGAGCGTCGTCGGCGCGATCGCGCCGCAGCTCGAGCGGGCGGAGATCGAGCGCGCCAAGCGCAAGCCGACGGAAAGCCTGGATGCCTACGATTACTATCTCCGCGGCATGGCGAAACTGCACAGCGGAACCCGCGAGGCGATCGACGCGGCGCTGCCCCTGTTCCACAAGGCGACGGGCCTCGACCCGGAATTCGCATCGGCCTATGGCGGGGCGGCCTGGTGCCATCTCTGGCGCAAGGTGAACGGTTGGATGACCGACCGTCCCCGGGAGATCGCCGAAGGGGTACGGCTGGCGCGGTTGGCGGTGGAGTTCGGCCGTGACGACGCGGTCGCGCTGACGAGAGCCGGGCACGCGCTTGGTCACTTCGTCGGCGATCTCGATGGCGGCATCGCGCTCATCGACCGGGCCGTGCTGCTCAACCCCAATTTCGCCCCCGCTTGGTTCCTCGGCGGCTATCTGCGCGCCTTCCGCGGTGAAACGGAAAGCGCGAGCGAGCATTTCGTCCATGCCGCCCGCCTGAGCCCGCTGGACCCGGAGATGTTCCGGATGCAGGCGGGGACGGCACTCGCGCATTTCTTCGCCGGGCGCTACGATTGCGCCGTGGCCTGGGCGGACAAGGCGTTGGGGAACCTGCCCAGCCTTCTGGTCGCCATTGCCCTGACGGCGGCGAGTCACGCGCTGGCTGGGCGGACGGAAGACGCGCGGCAGACGATGCAGCAATTGCGCGCGCTCGACCCGTCCTTGCGCGTCTCCACTCTCAGAGAATGGCTGCCGATCCACCGTCCCGAGGATCTCACGCGGTTTGCGGAGGGACTGAGCCTGGCTGGGTTGCCCGAGTGAACTCAGCCGTTGACTGAAGCGCGCCAGTTCCAGACATGAAGGGAGATTTTCAGCTCCACGTCGATCATCATTCGTTAATGCCGAGGTGATCTCAGACTATTTGTGCCATCATCACATAGATTGCATCAACATATAACTTCCTAATTACTTAGCGCCAGAAATTTCATTGACTTATTGCCAATTCAAAGAAGAATACACCTTAAAGATGGATTTCTCTTTAAAGTATACAGTAATACACCTTCCCGGAGCGCTAAATTTTATTCACACCTAATTGCCATATAATGAAGAAATTGAGGAGAGGATCAAACCTAGAGTTTTGCGCTTGAAATGAGAATCGAGGCTTGCGCGTTGGCGCCTGGCATGATTCACCGTGTTTGGAGGTGGATCATGGGTCGCAGTTATTCATCGGATCTTCGGGTTCGGATTTACGCGGAGATCGAGCAAGGCGGTTCGCGCCGAGGGGCGGCCCGTCGGTTCGATGT
This window contains:
- a CDS encoding winged helix-turn-helix domain-containing tetratricopeptide repeat protein — its product is MPFRFGECVLDQERRELTLRGQVVGVGPQVFDLLLHLVRNHDRVVSKDDLLEAVWNGRIVSESTITSHINAVRKAIGDSGGEQRLVRTVPRKGFRFVGAIDVGGAEVGAIGETPQPGGSGIASGASSEGRETPSGPALPGKPSITVLPFQNLSGDPEQDYFADGVVEDIIAALSRIRWLFVIARNSSFAYKGRAVDVTDVGRELGVRYVLEGSVRKAGNKVRITGQLIDATSGMHLWAERFEGMLDDLFELQDRIAESVVGAIAPQLERAEIERAKRKPTESLDAYDYYLRGMAKLHSGTREAIDAALPLFHKATGLDPEFASAYGGAAWCHLWRKVNGWMTDRPREIAEGVRLARLAVEFGRDDAVALTRAGHALGHFVGDLDGGIALIDRAVLLNPNFAPAWFLGGYLRAFRGETESASEHFVHAARLSPLDPEMFRMQAGTALAHFFAGRYDCAVAWADKALGNLPSLLVAIALTAASHALAGRTEDARQTMQQLRALDPSLRVSTLREWLPIHRPEDLTRFAEGLSLAGLPE